One Glycine soja cultivar W05 chromosome 7, ASM419377v2, whole genome shotgun sequence genomic window, ATACTCTTGTCTTGCGGAGGAAGCCATCAACATGTCCATCTTCTTGAAGAAGGTCCATTTGCAGGAACCAAGGCCCATTTCGTCCATTCTAGCTTTCTCCTTCTTGTACCTTCTTTTTAGCTTGTCAAACACGCTTCTACACTGCGTCACCGTTCTCTCTGTTTTCAATTCCTCGGAAACTTTTTCTGCAACCTCGTGCCATTCCTCGGATCTCAAACTGTTCCTCCCGAGCTGGAGGAACTTGTCGCCCCAAACCTCTAACAGCACGAAAGTCTCGGACTCGTTCCACTCCTCGCCCGAACCCGAACCCGAACCCGAACCCGAACCGCGGGAGCCGTACGAGAATTTGACGCGTGGCGCGAACTCGTAGGAGCctcctgctgctgctgctgcggCGGCCGCGACTACCTTGCGCTTCTTCGGGATCCGAGGATACGCGACGTTGTTATCGTCGTCGTAACCGTTTTCGGCTTCGCCGTCGTCGAAATCGTCGGGTTCGTTGTCGTCATCATCATCGTCGTCGGGTTCCTGGTAGCGCGTGGGCATTGGGCGGTGGTAGGGGGCGGCGCGTATG contains:
- the LOC114418575 gene encoding trihelix transcription factor ASIL2-like, giving the protein MDDMEDDARYPPKSFSLNRQNPSHRHKHPIRAAPYHRPMPTRYQEPDDDDDDDNEPDDFDDGEAENGYDDDNNVAYPRIPKKRKVVAAAAAAAAGGSYEFAPRVKFSYGSRGSGSGSGSGSGEEWNESETFVLLEVWGDKFLQLGRNSLRSEEWHEVAEKVSEELKTERTVTQCRSVFDKLKRRYKKEKARMDEMGLGSCKWTFFKKMDMLMASSARQEYGLACGVDSGEYVFMNTRVYLNSSNGFDEMRDSPGESESDDDDDEEEDVGGGGGDEDEDEDDEMSCRVLADSIQKFGKIYEKIENSKRQQMMELEKMRLDFNRELELQKKQILERAQAEIAKIQDVDEEDTDTSGGENLSE